Proteins encoded within one genomic window of uncultured Draconibacterium sp.:
- a CDS encoding PQQ-binding-like beta-propeller repeat protein, which yields MKSFFSIALILFSGMLSVAQQVRFAHITDTHVGGATGAEDLSITVNDINNQSDIDFVILSGDITEFGSDEELNEAKSILSKLKKTWYVIPGNHDSKWSESGNNSFVRIFGCEEFSFEAGGYLFIGTASGPNMRMAPGLVPHEQIVYLDSVLQNMKNPEQPIIFVNHYPLDNSLSNWYKIIDLLKTRNIQADLLGHGHTNKLFDFEGIPGVMGRSNLRANAEIGGYNIVTIKQDTMYYAERTPGVETHEEWCKIPLVNHQFSEKENDHPRPDYSVNQEHPEIEKVWELQDVSDIGTGLASKDEITVYGNAAGAIVALDETSGEHIWQFQTNGKIYSTPAIAKDKVVCASTDNNIYCLDLKTGLKEWSFATGKSIVASPVIHKNSVFIGSSEGIFRSITLKTGKLNWAFTEVNNFVESKPLVYQGTVYFGSWGNTFYALNSKTGKLQWKRAKYSNRMLSPAAVWPVAANGKIFIVAPDRYMTALDAKTGKEIWHSKKYSCRESIGISDDGKLVYIKNMTEGNVDAFYTSADEQKLAWECNAELDYEIAPSPITEAGNLVFVPTTEGIVCGTNKTTHQVAWKYKLSNALVNHILPIDNQRVLVSLLDGKVVCLKYN from the coding sequence ATGAAGTCTTTTTTTTCAATAGCGCTAATTCTTTTTTCTGGCATGCTTAGTGTTGCCCAGCAAGTGCGTTTTGCCCACATTACCGACACTCATGTTGGCGGGGCTACCGGAGCCGAAGATTTATCAATCACGGTAAATGATATCAATAATCAGAGCGATATCGACTTTGTTATTTTATCGGGCGACATTACAGAATTTGGCTCCGACGAAGAACTAAACGAAGCAAAATCAATCCTATCAAAATTAAAAAAAACCTGGTATGTTATTCCCGGCAATCACGATTCAAAATGGTCGGAAAGCGGTAACAACAGCTTTGTTCGCATTTTCGGGTGCGAGGAATTTTCGTTCGAAGCCGGTGGTTACCTGTTTATCGGGACAGCCAGCGGACCCAACATGCGAATGGCGCCCGGACTGGTTCCACACGAACAAATCGTTTATCTCGATTCGGTTTTGCAGAACATGAAAAACCCGGAACAGCCCATTATTTTTGTTAACCATTATCCGCTCGACAACTCACTGTCGAACTGGTATAAGATCATCGACCTGCTAAAAACACGCAACATTCAGGCTGATTTACTGGGGCACGGACACACCAACAAATTGTTCGATTTTGAGGGAATTCCGGGTGTAATGGGGCGATCAAACCTGAGAGCCAATGCTGAAATTGGTGGGTACAACATCGTTACCATCAAACAAGACACAATGTATTACGCCGAACGCACTCCGGGAGTAGAAACGCACGAAGAATGGTGTAAAATACCACTGGTAAATCATCAGTTCAGTGAAAAAGAAAACGACCACCCACGCCCCGATTATTCGGTAAACCAGGAGCATCCTGAAATAGAAAAAGTATGGGAGCTGCAGGATGTTAGCGATATTGGAACAGGATTAGCCAGTAAAGACGAAATTACCGTATACGGAAATGCTGCCGGAGCTATTGTTGCATTGGATGAAACAAGTGGTGAACACATTTGGCAATTTCAAACAAACGGGAAAATCTATTCCACACCCGCCATTGCAAAAGACAAGGTAGTTTGTGCCTCAACCGATAATAATATCTACTGTCTTGATTTGAAAACCGGCCTGAAAGAATGGAGTTTCGCTACAGGAAAATCGATTGTTGCCTCGCCTGTTATTCACAAAAATTCGGTTTTCATCGGATCGTCCGAAGGGATTTTTCGTTCCATCACATTAAAAACGGGCAAGCTGAACTGGGCTTTCACCGAGGTGAATAATTTTGTGGAAAGCAAACCACTTGTTTATCAGGGCACGGTCTATTTTGGCTCGTGGGGAAATACGTTTTACGCCCTCAACTCCAAAACCGGAAAACTGCAGTGGAAACGCGCAAAATACAGTAACCGGATGTTATCGCCGGCGGCAGTTTGGCCGGTAGCTGCCAATGGGAAAATATTTATTGTAGCTCCCGATAGGTACATGACCGCTCTTGACGCTAAAACCGGAAAAGAGATCTGGCATTCGAAAAAATATTCTTGCCGCGAATCAATTGGCATTTCGGACGACGGAAAACTGGTGTACATTAAAAATATGACCGAAGGAAATGTAGATGCTTTTTATACTTCTGCCGACGAACAAAAGCTGGCATGGGAATGCAATGCAGAACTGGATTATGAAATCGCCCCCTCTCCGATTACCGAGGCCGGAAATCTGGTTTTTGTACCTACCACCGAAGGAATTGTTTGTGGCACCAACAAAACAACGCACCAGGTAGCCTGGAAATACAAACTATCAAATGCGCTGGTAAACCACATTCTTCCGATCGATAACCAACGCGTGCTGGTTTCATTGCTCGACGGAAAAGTTGTGTGCTTAAAATACAATTAA
- a CDS encoding alpha/beta hydrolase-fold protein, with product MKNQFTKNISGLFILLMVVFTANAQEWANFRGAPRVVSPEISGNSVTFRLRAPNASSVSVSGSWKSADRSVAMEKDTAGVWSATVSGLAPELYNYTFSVDGVGMIDPTNPQQTIRDGSRYMSIFIIPGAESGMYAADVTIAHGDLEKVWYKSPTLDLTRRMYVYTPAGYNEGTKKYPVFYLLHGAGGDEDAWSSMGRAVQIMDNLIAAGKAEPMIVVMTNGNANQAAARVDYPVEQTDGGMRGFGSAGKFEQSIIDDVIPYIDSNYRTLTDRDNRAIAGLSMGGAQTTYAALNNLDKFAWVGSFSGAFVLWPNARAVSEGGANGPGRGPQLLSLEAVENTVFPDLNSSVNSELELFYIAIGKDDFLFEANRQFKDWLKEEKINFVDIDTQGYSHEWSYWRICLVDYASQLFK from the coding sequence ATGAAAAATCAATTTACTAAAAACATTTCAGGTTTATTTATCCTGTTAATGGTTGTTTTTACTGCAAACGCACAAGAGTGGGCCAATTTTAGAGGAGCCCCAAGAGTTGTATCTCCCGAAATTAGTGGAAATAGCGTAACCTTTCGTTTAAGAGCTCCAAATGCATCGTCGGTATCCGTTTCCGGTAGCTGGAAATCTGCTGACAGATCAGTAGCGATGGAAAAAGACACAGCCGGTGTTTGGTCAGCTACTGTTTCCGGATTAGCTCCTGAGTTGTATAATTATACATTTTCTGTTGACGGTGTGGGTATGATCGATCCGACAAATCCTCAGCAAACTATTCGCGACGGATCGAGATACATGAGTATTTTTATCATTCCCGGTGCCGAGTCGGGAATGTATGCCGCTGATGTAACCATCGCTCATGGCGATTTGGAGAAAGTTTGGTATAAATCGCCAACGCTCGATTTAACCCGCAGAATGTATGTTTACACTCCGGCCGGTTATAACGAGGGGACGAAAAAGTATCCGGTATTCTATTTATTGCATGGTGCCGGTGGCGATGAAGATGCTTGGTCGAGTATGGGGCGTGCAGTTCAGATTATGGACAACCTGATTGCTGCTGGAAAAGCCGAGCCGATGATCGTTGTAATGACTAACGGAAATGCCAACCAGGCAGCAGCACGGGTTGATTATCCAGTGGAACAAACCGATGGCGGAATGAGAGGATTTGGCAGTGCCGGTAAATTTGAACAAAGTATTATCGACGATGTAATTCCGTACATTGACAGCAACTATCGTACTTTAACAGATCGCGACAACCGCGCCATTGCAGGTTTGTCGATGGGCGGCGCGCAAACAACGTATGCCGCGCTGAACAATCTCGATAAATTTGCCTGGGTTGGTTCGTTTAGCGGAGCTTTTGTTTTGTGGCCAAATGCACGAGCAGTATCAGAAGGTGGTGCAAATGGTCCTGGTCGCGGTCCGCAATTGCTTAGTTTGGAAGCTGTTGAAAATACAGTTTTTCCTGATTTAAATTCATCGGTGAATTCTGAACTCGAACTTTTCTATATTGCTATTGGTAAGGACGACTTTTTATTTGAAGCCAACCGTCAGTTTAAAGACTGGCTAAAAGAAGAAAAAATCAATTTTGTAGATATCGACACTCAGGGATATTCGCATGAATGGAGTTACTGGCGCATTTGTTTGGTGGATTACGCCAGCCAGCTTTTTAAGTAA
- a CDS encoding Crp/Fnr family transcriptional regulator, with translation MSEFINKLNSTSPLTNDAVDELLNCIQTTSYEKGELIHSEGKVNKNLFFVESGLVKHFYYHDGNQYVFRFFEENNFFIATDCFFNNLPAEYSTLALEHTIISHLEYDDFERLCNKYHSFESFARKFVSIVAYTAISNIKGLLYLDATARYAKFIKEYGHLQQRISLGDTAAFLGISQVQLSRIRSKK, from the coding sequence ATGAGTGAATTTATAAATAAGCTAAACTCAACTTCGCCGCTAACCAATGACGCGGTTGATGAGCTATTAAATTGTATTCAAACAACCAGTTACGAAAAGGGAGAGCTTATTCATTCTGAGGGGAAAGTGAACAAAAACCTGTTTTTTGTTGAATCGGGATTAGTAAAACATTTTTACTACCACGATGGCAACCAATACGTATTCCGCTTTTTTGAGGAAAACAATTTCTTTATTGCAACCGACTGTTTTTTTAATAATCTACCTGCCGAATATTCTACACTTGCCCTTGAACATACTATAATTAGTCATTTGGAATACGATGATTTTGAACGTCTTTGTAACAAATATCACTCGTTTGAAAGCTTTGCCCGCAAGTTTGTTTCCATTGTTGCTTACACTGCCATTTCAAATATTAAAGGCCTCCTCTACCTCGATGCCACCGCACGTTATGCCAAGTTTATTAAAGAATACGGACATCTTCAGCAGCGTATTAGTTTGGGCGACACAGCTGCCTTTTTGGGCATTTCGCAGGTGCAGTTAAGCCGTATCCGATCAAAAAAGTAG
- a CDS encoding NAD(P)H-dependent oxidoreductase, translating into MSKVLYIKANAKPEGESRTFRISDSLIHKYMELHPEDEITVLDLYEENLQFLPKGKLQELRNVTGDEGRNHPILKYAYQFLEADKYIISEPIWNLGIPAILKAYIDYVAVGGITFTYTAHGPVGMCHNKKAVNIITRGGDYSSEPMESLEMADKYLRNIFRFMGITDFTTVAADRLDVITENTEEILHNAIEEAEELALAF; encoded by the coding sequence ATGAGCAAAGTATTGTACATTAAAGCTAACGCCAAACCCGAAGGAGAATCAAGAACATTTCGTATTTCAGACAGTTTGATTCACAAGTACATGGAATTACATCCTGAAGATGAAATTACTGTACTTGATTTGTATGAAGAGAACCTGCAGTTTTTACCCAAAGGAAAGTTGCAGGAACTGCGCAACGTAACAGGAGACGAGGGCAGAAATCATCCGATTTTAAAGTATGCCTACCAGTTTTTGGAAGCCGACAAATACATTATTTCGGAGCCAATCTGGAACCTCGGAATTCCGGCTATTCTGAAAGCTTACATCGATTATGTAGCAGTTGGCGGTATTACTTTTACTTACACTGCACACGGCCCCGTGGGAATGTGCCACAACAAAAAAGCAGTAAATATTATCACCCGTGGCGGCGACTATTCGTCGGAGCCGATGGAGTCGCTTGAGATGGCCGATAAATACCTGCGCAACATTTTCCGTTTTATGGGAATTACTGATTTTACTACTGTTGCAGCCGATCGGCTTGATGTGATTACAGAAAACACAGAGGAAATTCTACATAATGCTATTGAAGAAGCTGAAGAACTTGCATTGGCATTCTAA
- a CDS encoding MFS transporter, with protein sequence MEHTKNTKLLELTLLLASMLTILANAIIAPSLPLISSTFKDVNNVEILTKLMLTLPALTIAIVAPLTGRLLDKIGRIKVLYISLLIYFLAGTSGFWLGSLFSILVGRVVFGLGVAGIMTVSTTLIGDYFTGAKREHFMGLQGAFVALGGLIFITAAGVLTDINWRLAFLIYGFSSIVMVLVPFALHEPKIMHHETKAQTQNRIAVPPVVWLVFISAFITTVSFYMIPVQLPFFLQKLEGINGNKMGLALGSMPFAQAIASYFYKQVKRKFDFVSIYSLGFIPMAIGSLVIGFSHTYVQTVAGVLLIGLGVGVLIPNGNLWMINLVPVQVRGKYVGFLTTATFLGMFSSPIIIQPIQNLVGINSSFIVLGVALAVLSVLYFFIRKRVAALN encoded by the coding sequence ATGGAGCATACAAAAAATACAAAACTACTTGAGCTGACACTGTTATTGGCAAGCATGCTCACAATTTTGGCAAATGCTATTATAGCGCCGTCGCTGCCACTAATCAGCAGTACATTTAAAGACGTAAATAACGTTGAAATATTAACCAAACTAATGCTGACACTTCCGGCACTTACCATCGCCATTGTTGCACCGTTAACGGGCCGTTTACTGGATAAAATCGGACGAATTAAAGTGTTATATATTTCGTTACTGATTTATTTCCTGGCCGGAACATCGGGATTTTGGTTAGGCAGCCTCTTCTCTATTTTGGTTGGTCGTGTGGTCTTCGGGCTTGGTGTTGCAGGAATAATGACCGTTTCAACAACATTGATCGGCGACTATTTTACCGGTGCCAAACGCGAACATTTTATGGGCCTGCAGGGAGCATTTGTAGCGCTCGGAGGGTTAATTTTTATCACTGCTGCTGGTGTTTTAACGGATATCAACTGGCGACTGGCATTCTTAATTTACGGTTTTTCATCCATTGTTATGGTGCTGGTTCCTTTTGCTTTACACGAGCCTAAAATCATGCATCACGAAACAAAGGCTCAAACGCAAAACAGGATTGCAGTTCCGCCCGTTGTTTGGCTGGTTTTTATAAGTGCTTTTATCACTACGGTTAGTTTTTATATGATTCCCGTTCAGTTGCCTTTTTTCTTGCAAAAACTGGAAGGTATTAATGGTAATAAAATGGGACTGGCATTGGGAAGTATGCCTTTTGCACAGGCAATAGCCTCATATTTTTACAAACAAGTAAAAAGAAAGTTCGATTTTGTAAGCATCTACAGCCTGGGATTTATACCAATGGCAATCGGTTCTCTGGTGATCGGTTTTAGCCACACCTACGTGCAAACCGTTGCAGGAGTTTTACTCATCGGACTTGGCGTAGGAGTTTTAATTCCAAACGGTAACTTATGGATGATTAATCTGGTTCCGGTTCAGGTGCGCGGAAAATATGTTGGTTTTTTGACCACAGCTACCTTTTTAGGCATGTTTAGCTCTCCTATTATTATTCAGCCCATTCAGAATTTAGTAGGAATTAATTCAAGCTTTATTGTACTTGGTGTGGCACTGGCCGTTCTTTCGGTATTGTATTTTTTCATTCGAAAAAGAGTGGCAGCGTTAAATTAA
- a CDS encoding DUF169 domain-containing protein, whose translation MNSELIKALKLKMQPVAIILTDDKPEDGLHFKEGNTRGCVASMLVSSSKKNRIAYFDRKTFGCPGGGVGLGFGDCYGKFPIECLLSTGNKEIAAQMGPAGDFMRDGERFYKSPEQTRKWVDSLPITDVPAEYVVFKPWEMLTENDKPELLVFFTNADQLSALVVMSDFNRGTNQSVTAPFGAACQPILYGFAEAKKENPKGVIGFFDISKRSIVDREILSFTVPFKMYQEMEGSVDESFLRMHVWEKLQERQ comes from the coding sequence ATGAATAGCGAACTAATTAAAGCACTGAAACTTAAAATGCAACCGGTTGCGATAATACTAACCGACGATAAACCGGAAGATGGTCTACACTTTAAAGAAGGAAACACACGCGGATGTGTTGCTTCCATGTTGGTTTCTTCGAGCAAGAAAAACCGCATAGCCTATTTTGATCGTAAAACTTTTGGTTGTCCGGGTGGCGGTGTTGGCCTTGGATTTGGCGACTGTTACGGAAAATTTCCTATAGAATGTCTTCTTTCAACCGGCAATAAAGAGATAGCCGCCCAAATGGGCCCGGCGGGAGATTTTATGCGTGATGGAGAACGGTTTTACAAAAGCCCGGAGCAGACAAGGAAATGGGTCGATTCGTTACCAATAACCGATGTACCTGCCGAATATGTAGTTTTTAAACCATGGGAAATGCTTACAGAAAACGACAAACCCGAATTGCTGGTCTTTTTTACTAATGCTGATCAGTTATCGGCGCTGGTGGTAATGTCCGATTTTAATCGGGGAACAAATCAGAGTGTTACAGCGCCTTTTGGTGCAGCCTGTCAACCCATACTTTATGGTTTTGCAGAGGCAAAAAAGGAAAATCCAAAGGGTGTAATTGGCTTTTTCGATATTTCAAAACGTTCCATTGTCGACCGGGAAATATTGTCGTTCACCGTTCCATTCAAAATGTACCAGGAAATGGAAGGCAGTGTTGACGAAAGTTTTCTGAGGATGCATGTTTGGGAAAAGTTGCAGGAACGCCAGTAA
- a CDS encoding DUF6624 domain-containing protein — protein sequence MDYKSIANKLIELKNADLEFRQKLVQSGQLGEGYNKEMEVLHISNAEQLSEIIDTIGYPTIDKVGKEANEASWLIIQHSISRPAFMKKCAQLLKLAVAEKKANSIDLVYLTDRIAVFEEQPQLYGTQFDWDENGVLCPNPFDDLTKVNERRKSLGLNTLEEQTEKIREQAKTENHLPPPDFEKRQQELKDWKRKVGWIK from the coding sequence ATGGATTATAAAAGCATTGCCAATAAATTAATCGAGCTGAAAAATGCAGATCTGGAATTTCGACAGAAACTTGTTCAATCCGGGCAACTTGGCGAAGGTTATAACAAGGAAATGGAAGTACTGCATATTAGCAATGCAGAGCAATTAAGTGAGATAATCGACACAATAGGTTATCCAACAATCGACAAAGTTGGTAAAGAAGCTAATGAAGCCAGCTGGTTAATCATACAACATTCCATCAGTCGTCCTGCGTTTATGAAAAAGTGCGCGCAATTGCTAAAGTTAGCCGTTGCAGAAAAGAAAGCAAACTCAATAGATTTGGTTTACCTGACTGACAGAATAGCTGTATTTGAGGAACAACCGCAATTATATGGAACTCAGTTTGACTGGGATGAAAATGGAGTTTTGTGTCCAAATCCGTTTGACGACTTAACAAAGGTAAACGAAAGAAGAAAATCACTTGGGCTTAACACGCTTGAAGAACAAACCGAAAAAATCAGAGAACAAGCAAAAACTGAGAATCATTTACCACCACCCGATTTTGAGAAAAGACAACAAGAACTGAAAGACTGGAAAAGAAAGGTTGGTTGGATAAAATAA
- a CDS encoding helix-turn-helix domain-containing protein, whose amino-acid sequence MSDTSIFGADFIEKAEAIILENISNEQFGVSELADLMNMSRSSLLRKIKTHTELSASQFIRQVRVTKGLEMLKKTSLTVAEISYQVGFGNTSYFIKCFREQYGYSPGEVRKGVIPEEEVAEKESGFKKYKWYGIGALAIVVIVLFVLLLNREKETPVELEKSIAVLPFVNESSDSLNLYFVNGLMESTLNNLQKIGDLRVVSRTSVAKYRDTDLGIPEIAEELNVNYLVEGSGQRFGNQVLLNIQLIEAATDRPIWGEQYSREVDDVFALQNEVARKIASAIEAVVTPAELKQIEKIPTENLEAYDYYLQALNLYYNRTQENLEKAISLFEKAIEEDDQFALAYANVAISYYFLDVNQKEKQYTGQINNFADKALLYDSRSAESLIAKALYYMQMEECNLALPHLEKALEYNPNSSAVVQMLADLYARVIPNTAKYLEYALKGIQLDIAANDSIGKSFIYLHLSNALIQNGFVDEAANYINKSLDYNPENYYSPLVKTYILYAKDGDAERTKKLMLNEWRKDTARLDLLQEVAKVYYFEEDYDSAFYYFEKFVDARDKYGLDIYPQEDVKIAWVYQKMGLQEQASKFFDNYKEYCNNDESIYKSASMAVMYAYEGKYNEAIEQLKIFATQDNYQYWILVFQDIDPILKPLKNSPEYRKTRQKIKDRFWRQHELLKKQLAEKGLI is encoded by the coding sequence ATGTCGGACACATCAATTTTTGGAGCAGATTTTATCGAAAAAGCGGAAGCCATCATTCTGGAGAATATCTCGAATGAACAATTTGGCGTTTCCGAACTGGCCGATCTCATGAATATGAGTCGTTCCAGTTTGCTCCGAAAAATTAAAACACATACAGAACTTTCAGCAAGTCAGTTTATCCGCCAGGTGCGCGTAACAAAAGGGCTGGAAATGTTAAAGAAAACCTCGCTAACGGTTGCCGAGATTTCGTACCAGGTAGGTTTTGGAAACACGTCATACTTTATTAAATGTTTTCGCGAACAATATGGTTATTCACCAGGCGAAGTGCGGAAAGGAGTAATCCCGGAAGAGGAAGTTGCGGAAAAGGAAAGTGGTTTCAAAAAATACAAATGGTATGGAATTGGGGCACTGGCTATCGTCGTAATTGTGCTGTTTGTTTTGCTTCTTAATAGGGAAAAAGAAACTCCCGTTGAGTTAGAGAAATCGATTGCCGTGTTACCTTTTGTAAACGAAAGCAGCGATTCGCTGAACCTGTATTTTGTAAACGGGTTAATGGAATCGACATTAAATAACTTGCAGAAAATTGGTGATCTGCGTGTTGTTAGCCGAACTTCCGTAGCTAAATATCGGGATACGGATTTAGGTATTCCTGAAATTGCTGAAGAGTTGAATGTGAATTATCTGGTGGAGGGGAGTGGACAACGTTTTGGAAACCAGGTTTTGCTGAATATTCAGTTGATTGAAGCGGCTACCGACCGGCCGATTTGGGGCGAACAATACAGCCGCGAAGTGGATGATGTATTTGCGCTTCAGAATGAAGTGGCCCGAAAAATTGCCAGTGCCATTGAAGCTGTTGTAACGCCTGCCGAATTAAAACAGATTGAGAAAATACCGACAGAAAATTTAGAGGCTTACGACTATTATCTTCAGGCGCTTAATTTGTATTATAACCGAACACAGGAGAATTTAGAGAAGGCGATTTCCTTGTTTGAGAAGGCGATTGAAGAGGACGATCAGTTTGCACTGGCTTATGCAAATGTGGCTATTTCATATTATTTTCTTGATGTCAACCAAAAAGAAAAACAATACACCGGGCAGATCAATAATTTTGCTGATAAGGCGCTGCTTTACGATTCGCGTTCCGCTGAAAGCCTGATTGCCAAGGCGCTTTATTATATGCAAATGGAGGAGTGCAATCTGGCTTTACCGCATTTGGAGAAAGCGCTTGAATACAATCCCAACTCGTCGGCGGTGGTGCAGATGCTTGCCGATTTATATGCCCGCGTAATTCCGAACACCGCTAAATATTTAGAGTATGCACTAAAAGGTATTCAGCTCGATATTGCAGCGAACGATTCTATCGGCAAAAGTTTCATCTACTTGCACCTGAGTAATGCGCTCATTCAAAACGGTTTTGTTGATGAGGCGGCTAATTATATCAATAAATCGCTGGATTATAATCCTGAAAATTATTATTCGCCGTTGGTTAAAACTTATATTTTGTACGCAAAAGACGGCGATGCAGAGCGAACCAAAAAATTAATGCTTAACGAGTGGCGCAAGGATACTGCCCGCCTGGACCTTTTGCAGGAAGTGGCAAAAGTTTATTATTTCGAGGAAGACTATGACAGTGCCTTTTATTATTTCGAAAAGTTTGTTGATGCCCGCGACAAATATGGACTGGATATTTACCCGCAAGAGGATGTGAAAATTGCCTGGGTATATCAAAAAATGGGTTTGCAGGAGCAGGCCTCTAAGTTTTTCGATAATTATAAGGAGTATTGCAACAACGATGAATCGATTTATAAAAGTGCGAGCATGGCGGTAATGTATGCTTATGAGGGGAAATACAACGAAGCTATAGAGCAGCTGAAAATTTTTGCAACACAGGATAATTACCAGTATTGGATTTTAGTGTTCCAGGATATAGACCCGATTTTGAAACCCTTGAAAAACAGTCCGGAGTACCGGAAAACGCGACAAAAGATAAAAGATCGGTTTTGGCGGCAACATGAACTCCTGAAAAAGCAATTGGCGGAAAAGGGATTGATATAG
- a CDS encoding ankyrin repeat domain-containing protein, with translation MKTLKRDSVKTVVNFSFILLLILTACANSGTTNTENGTKVKSTVEKPKIGMQAAIMSNNLEAIKQHIEAGSDINLKDQMSGSTPLISAVSFGRKEITKALIDAGADLNLKNNDGSTALHSAAFFCHLEIVQMLIDAKADKTLKNNYGATARESVLAPFADMKPIYEMMQQQLEPLGIKIDLAEVEKNRPVVAMMLQ, from the coding sequence ATGAAAACATTAAAAAGAGATTCAGTAAAAACAGTAGTAAACTTTTCGTTCATTTTACTATTAATCTTAACCGCGTGCGCTAATTCAGGAACTACAAACACTGAAAATGGTACAAAAGTAAAATCAACAGTTGAGAAACCCAAAATCGGTATGCAAGCGGCAATTATGTCGAACAACCTTGAAGCCATAAAACAACACATTGAAGCCGGAAGCGACATTAATTTAAAAGATCAGATGAGTGGTTCAACACCGTTAATTTCGGCGGTATCGTTTGGCCGAAAAGAAATTACAAAAGCCTTGATTGATGCCGGTGCCGATCTGAACCTGAAAAACAACGACGGATCTACAGCATTACACTCAGCAGCATTCTTTTGCCACCTGGAAATCGTACAAATGCTGATTGATGCAAAAGCCGACAAGACCTTAAAAAATAACTACGGTGCAACCGCCCGCGAATCAGTTTTGGCTCCATTTGCCGATATGAAACCCATTTACGAAATGATGCAGCAACAACTGGAGCCACTTGGTATTAAAATCGATCTGGCAGAAGTGGAAAAGAACCGCCCCGTAGTTGCCATGATGTTGCAGTAG
- a CDS encoding acyltransferase family protein produces the protein MKTERRYDIDWLRVLAIGLLLIYHIAIVFQPWAMFVGFIKSNESLENLWKPMTLLNVWRIPLLFYVSGMGLYFAMRKRNYAQLLGERTRRILIPLIFGVLAIAPLHFIIFQKFYNLPLGYYPHMGHLWFLGNIFIYVLVLTPLFFYLMKNNEGKFRKGLSVLMKNPFGPLAISVFFIAETLVVKPQIFSVYAETWHGFFLGLLAFFFGFLFVYSGQRFWQTVSKRKWLYLGFAVILYTIRLLVYETNSPVYLMAIESNCWIFGIFGLGYQYLNKPSSALSYLSQAAYPVYIIHMFALYAGSLIILPMQLPPVAKFVAVTAFTFATCFIIYEFIIRRIGFMRPLFGLKWGFNKVDNRLLQKTVRTT, from the coding sequence ATGAAAACAGAAAGAAGATACGATATCGATTGGTTACGCGTTTTGGCAATCGGGTTATTGCTGATCTACCATATTGCCATTGTTTTTCAACCGTGGGCCATGTTTGTTGGCTTTATAAAAAGCAACGAAAGCCTTGAAAATTTATGGAAGCCAATGACGCTTTTAAACGTTTGGCGTATTCCGCTTTTGTTCTACGTATCGGGAATGGGCTTATATTTTGCTATGCGAAAACGCAATTATGCACAATTGCTTGGCGAACGTACCCGCCGGATTCTGATCCCACTTATTTTTGGGGTGCTGGCCATTGCACCGCTTCATTTTATCATTTTTCAGAAATTCTACAATTTGCCTTTAGGTTATTACCCGCACATGGGACATTTATGGTTCCTCGGAAACATATTTATTTACGTGTTGGTATTAACTCCGCTGTTTTTTTACCTGATGAAAAATAACGAAGGTAAATTCAGAAAAGGGCTGTCTGTTTTAATGAAAAATCCATTTGGTCCACTGGCGATATCGGTATTTTTTATTGCTGAAACACTGGTGGTTAAACCACAAATATTTTCCGTTTACGCCGAAACATGGCATGGCTTTTTCCTCGGTCTGCTAGCCTTCTTTTTTGGTTTTCTGTTTGTTTACAGCGGACAGCGATTCTGGCAAACCGTATCGAAAAGGAAATGGTTATACCTAGGTTTTGCGGTGATTTTATATACCATACGTTTACTGGTCTACGAAACCAATTCGCCGGTCTACCTTATGGCCATCGAATCAAATTGCTGGATCTTTGGCATTTTCGGGCTGGGGTATCAATACCTCAACAAACCAAGCTCCGCGCTCAGTTATTTAAGTCAGGCAGCTTATCCTGTTTACATTATTCATATGTTTGCGCTATATGCAGGCTCGCTTATAATTTTGCCAATGCAACTACCGCCAGTGGCTAAATTTGTTGCAGTAACCGCATTTACATTTGCCACTTGTTTTATCATTTATGAATTCATTATCAGAAGAATTGGTTTTATGAGACCGCTGTTTGGATTAAAATGGGGTTTCAACAAAGTTGATAATAGGCTGTTACAGAAAACAGTAAGAACAACTTAA